The Anguilla anguilla isolate fAngAng1 chromosome 4, fAngAng1.pri, whole genome shotgun sequence genome has a window encoding:
- the LOC118225996 gene encoding zinc finger protein 501-like, producing the protein MEHRGGVPAITAGDIKVEADEWRPFRLDGAGECGGSGEKAGCAARRLRPIKAEAGRADDSARGTRRRAAVKPEAAEPADRVKPERGRAVHPGKLSPCDPAGRKWLCLQCNRTFSKERFLKTHWKVHLGTRFLAKRKPHTCGECKKSFTRLGNLTAHKRLHAGDRPYPCGECDKRFSRLGNLKTHQRVHKGERPYRCVECGRLFSNLARMKEHKRIHTGEKPHTCAACGKSFRLPALLKEHERIHTGEKPHSCRDCGKCFRQRTTLKQHRRIHSGEKPLACGECGKRFRQSGSLQNHRTTHKLEKPHPCADCGKSFSRAGSLKEHRRVHTGEKPYFCSECGNSFSHSGHLKQHQLMHTGEKPYSCSECGSSFRKLEYLKEHNRLHTGEKPYTCSACGKSFRVSKKYKEHQRIHSGEKPYSCKDCGRSFRRLGPMKDHQQMHTGERPHRCADCGRGFRLARSLRRHQQVHAKQRKPRSGD; encoded by the coding sequence ATGGAGCACAGGGGCGGAGTGCCCGCCATAACAGCCGGCGACATCAAAGTGGAGGCGGACGAATGGAGGCCGTTTCGCTTGGACGGTGCCGGCGAATGTGGCGGCAGCGGCGAGAAGGCGGGCTGTGCGGCTCGCCGGCTTCGCCCAATCAAAGCCGAGGCCGGCCGGGCGGACGATTCCGCGCGCGGGACGCGCCGCCGGGCCGCGGTGAAACCGGAGGCAGCCGAACCGGCCGACCGCGTGAAGCCTGAGAGGGGCCGGGCAGTGCATCCTGGGAAACTGAGTCCGTGCGACCCGGCGGGACGGAAGTGGCTCTGCCTGCAGTGCAACCGGACCTTCAGCAAGGAGAGGTTTCTGAAGACGCACTGGAAAGTTCACCTGGGAACGAGATTTCTGGCGAAAAGGAAACCGCACACTTGCGGCGAATGCAAGAAGAGCTTCACGCGTCTGGGGAACCTGACGGCGCACAAGCGGCTCCACGCGGGCGACAGGCCTTACCCCTGCGGGGAGTGCGACAAGCGTTTCAGTCGGCTGGGAAACCTAAAAACCCATCAGCGAGTTCACAAGGGCGAGAGACCGTACCGGTGCGTGGAGTGCGGAAGGCTCTTCAGCAACTTGGCACGCATGAAGGAACACAAGAGAATACATACGGGAGAAAAACCGCACACTTGCGCCGCGTGCGGCAAGAGTTTCAGACTTCCGGCACTGTTAAAGGAGCATGAGCGGATACACACGGGGGAGAAACCCCACTCTTGCCGTGACTGTGGGAAGTGCTTCAGGCAGCGGACGACTCTGAAACAGCACCGGCGGATTCATTCGGGAGAGAAACCGCTCGCTTGCGGCGAGTGTGGGAAGCGTTTCCGGCAGTCGGGAAGCTTACAGAATCACCGGACGACCCACAAGCTGGAGAAACCGCACCCCTGCGCGGACTGTGGGAAAAGCTTTAGTCGCGCTGGGAGCTTAAAGGAACACCGACGAGTGCACACGGGGGAGAAACCGTACTTCTGTTCTGAATGTGGAAACAGTTTCAGCCATTCGGGACACCTGAAACAGCATCAGCTGATGCACACGGGAGAGAAACCGTACTCTTGCTCCGAATGCGGAAGCAGCTTCAGAAAACTAGAGTACTTGAAAGAGCACAACAGACTTCACACGGGAGAGAAACCGTACACCTGCTCTGCGTGCGGGAAGAGTTTCAGGGTGTCGAAGAAGTACAAGGAGCACCAGCGCATTCACTCCGGGGAAAAACCGTACAGTTGCAAAGACTGCGGGAGGAGCTTCAGGCGGCTGGGACCAATGAAAGATCACCAGCAGATGCACACGGGAGAGAGACCGCACCGCTGCGCCGActgtgggcggggtttcagGCTAGCCCGGAGCCTGAGGCGACACCAGCAGGTTCACGCCAAGCAGCGCAAGCCTCGTTCTGGCGACTAG